Genomic DNA from Hymenobacter jejuensis:
TTACCGCCGGCCAGAAAATCTCGTTGAAAGAGGCTGCCAAATGGACGAAGAAATACCAGAAAGATCATCCGGCCAAGGCCGAAGACGGCACCACGCAGGACGTTACCTGGGCCACGGCTTTTAGCCGGCAATACCTCGAGGATTTTATGGCCCAGTGGGGCGACGAGTGCAAGGGCCTGCGCATTTACCAAGCCACCGAAGACTCCGGAACACGCCGCGTGGTGCTGGTAGCCGTCGATATCAACGGCAACGACATCGTGACGCCGCCGCCCGGTGCCGACCAGACCGACGATTATGTGGTGCTGGATCAGGGCAACCAATGCCCCAACGAATGCGGCGTCAATAGCCCGCTGATGCTGCCTTAATCGCACTTGCCTTACGAAGTGCCTATGGACGCAATGGCGGTTTTCCAGAGATTGATGGTAAGGTCAGCCGAGTGCTTCCCGTTGGTGCCATTCGCCGCCGCCTGGATCAGACGCCGGCACATTCCTTACCGCTTTTTGCCCGTTTACTATTTCGTGGCGACCCTGACGGGCATGTGGTGCCTGAGCACCTTCGGCCGGTATGCGTTGCACAACAACATCTTTGTCTTTCACCTGACCACCGCCGCCGAGGTGCCGTTGCTCGGCTTGGCCTACTATCGGCTTGTGCCGTTGCCGAAGGTGCGCGTGGGCATCGTGATCGGGGTGGTGTTGTTCGGGATTGTGGCCTTGCTTGACGCGACCGTGCTGAATGGCTGGATGAAACACCAGAATGTGTATGCCCGCTCGGCGGCAACCTTGGTGCTGCTGTCCTTGGCCTTTGTGCACCTCGATTACCTGAGTAGCCAGCCCGCGGAGCAACTTTCCAACAGCCGGCCGGCACTCCTGCTGAGCATAGCTGTGCTGGTTCTGTATTCGGCTTTGGCGGCTATCCATTTAGCCGTTTACATTGAATACAAAAACCCTGCTTTCTCCTACGAAGAGCATGCACGGCTGGACAATCTTTTCAATCTTCCCTTCCCGTTTATCTACGGCATCTCGATGGGCCTGCTGACCCGGCTGTTTGCGTATTTTCCGCTGAATAAGCCGCCGCGCCAAGCCTTGCCCAAGTGGCTGCGGTTTGGCCGGTTTCGGCCCAAAGCCCCGATCACGGCCGAGGTCGCCGCTGCCCAGGCGTAAGCCATTGGCCGCCGAATTACCAAACAAAATGGCCTATTTGTAACTAATTCATCCTCAATTGCTTATATAGTTAAGTTTGTCTCGAAGTTTTAGCTGATTCGCCCCTCGCACTCCTTACGGGGCCGTTTGTGTATTGGTCTTAACATCCGACCCGGGCCTCAATTTCGGATGCTTTCGGACATATTCCTGCGTATCTTATCCACCCATTTGCCCGCGACGGCGGCCTTTTCTTTTTCTGCTGCTGTGTATGCCTGACGCGCTACTTCCTCTTATCCTGATCACGCCGATTCTGCTCCTGCTGTCCTTGGGCATTGTCGGGTTTGTGGTGCGCTACCAGCGGCGGTTGCTCCAGCAGCAGGGCGAGGTGCGCGAAATCCGGGAAGCAGCTCAGCAACAAGCACTTGAAGCGGCCCTGCTGGCGCAGGAAGAAGAGCGCCGCCGCATCGCTGCCGATTTGCACGACGGCGTAGGCACCACGCTTTCCATTGTGAAGCTGCACCTGAGCACCCTCAATCGCCCCGATCTCACGCGCGAGGCCACGGCCCTGCTCGACCAGGCAATTGGGGAAGTACGCCGCATTTCGCGCAACTTGCTGCCGGCTGTGCTACAGAAATTTGGCCTGCCGTTCGCGCTCGAAGCCCTCGCCCGCACCGTGCCCGAAGACGGCCCCACGCGGGTGCACATCACCCAGAACGGCACGCCCCGCCGCCTCGATCCGCAGCAGGAGCTGACGGTGTACCGGGTGGTGCAGGAGTTGCTCGGCAACGGGCTGCGGCACGCCAAAGCCGCCAACATCGACATCATGATCAACTTTGGCGTCGATTCACTTTCCCTCCAATATATCGACAACGGCGTAGGCTTCGACCCTTCGGCTGGCGATGTGCAGCCCAGCCCCGGCTCGCGTACAGGCTTGGGACTGATGAACCTACGCAGCCGAGTTGCGTTATTACGCGGAACGCTTCGGCACGAGTCGTCGCCGGGACTGGGCAGTCAGGTTTGGATTTCCCTACCGCTTCAGTACCTTGCTGCAAATCAAGAAACTAGCACTATTTCCTCTTTATGACTTCGCCCAGCGTACGCATTGCCGTTGTCGATGACCACATCCTTTTTCGGAAAGGATTGCACGCGCTAGTCAGCGGATTTCCCAGTATGGAGGTCATTTTTGAGGCGGGCGACGGCGAAGAACTACTCGCCCACCTCGACCACGGCAAAGTGCCGGACGTAATTCTGATGGATTTGCAGATGCCCAACCTCGACGGACTGCAAACTACACGCTTGCTGCGCTCGCAGTTTCCGCACGTGCGCGTTATCATTATTTCCATGCACGACGAGCCGGAACTCATTGAAAGCCTGCGGGCCGAAGGCGCCCACGGCTACCTGCTCAAGAATGCCGACCCCGAGGAAGTGCACGCCGCCATCCTGACGGTCATTCGCAAAGCCGAAGCACACACCGCCATACCGGCGCTATAGAGCCAAACTGCTAATTACCAACATGTTATATACCCAGTGAAATACCTTCCATTGGGTTTTTGCTTTAGAGGCCGTTTGCTGCGGCAGGCTACATCAGCTCTATGCTGGGG
This window encodes:
- a CDS encoding sensor histidine kinase, coding for MPDALLPLILITPILLLLSLGIVGFVVRYQRRLLQQQGEVREIREAAQQQALEAALLAQEEERRRIAADLHDGVGTTLSIVKLHLSTLNRPDLTREATALLDQAIGEVRRISRNLLPAVLQKFGLPFALEALARTVPEDGPTRVHITQNGTPRRLDPQQELTVYRVVQELLGNGLRHAKAANIDIMINFGVDSLSLQYIDNGVGFDPSAGDVQPSPGSRTGLGLMNLRSRVALLRGTLRHESSPGLGSQVWISLPLQYLAANQETSTISSL
- a CDS encoding response regulator, encoding MTSPSVRIAVVDDHILFRKGLHALVSGFPSMEVIFEAGDGEELLAHLDHGKVPDVILMDLQMPNLDGLQTTRLLRSQFPHVRVIIISMHDEPELIESLRAEGAHGYLLKNADPEEVHAAILTVIRKAEAHTAIPAL